GGCGCAGCAGCCCGTGCCGATCGCCCAGTTCTACAGCCAGAACCGGCAGATCGTGTCGCTCGCGGATGCGGGACGCTGGGCGCCGCTCGCCGCGATCGCCGGCGAGGACGCCCGCTTCTACGAGCACGGCGGCGTCGACGTCATCTCGGTCGTGCGCGCGCTCTCGCCGGGCGGCGACGGCGGCGCCTCGAGCCTCACGATGCAGCTCGTGCGCCAGCAGATCGTCGAGGTGGCATGCGCCATCGTCGACCCCGCCACGGGTGCGCGGCAGGACGAGGAGCTCTGCGCGAACCAGACCACCGACTCGTACGGTCGCAAGCTGCAGGAGATGCGCTTCGCGATCGGCCTCGAGCAGCGCTACACGAAGAACGAGATCCTCGCCGCCTACCTCAACATCGCGAACTACGGAGATGCCACCTACGGCATCCAGGCGGCGGCGCAGCGCTACTTCAGCGTGAACGCGAACCAGCTGACGATCGCGCAGGCCGCCTCGCTGCTCGCCACCGTGCAGTACCCGACGAACCTCAACCTCTCGCAGCCCGCCAACTACGCGGCGAACCAGGAGCGTCGCGACTACGTCATCCAGCGCATGCACACGGTGGGATACATCACCGACGCGCAGCGCGACGAGGCGCTCGCGATCCCCGTCGACGACGCGTTCGTGCAGCCGCGCGAGCTGCAGTCGGGCTGCATGGCCTCGTACTACGGCTCGACGGGCTTCTTCTGCGACTACGTCACGCAGCTGCTGCGCAACCCGCAGCCCGACGGCAGCTACATCCTCGGCGCCGACCGCGACGCGGCGCAGCGCACCCTCGCGCTCGGCGGCCTGCAGATCTCCACGTCGATCGACGTCACGCTCAACGAGGCGGTGCAGGTGTCGCTCGACGCGAACGTGCCGCTCACCGAGACGCGGCTGCAGTACGGCGGCGCCGTGACGCAGCTGGAGGTGTCGACCGGCCGCATCCTCGCGATGGCGCAGAACCGCGACTACGACAACACCGAGTCGTTCGACCCCGCGACCGAGACGGGCGTCAACTACAACGTCGACCGCGCGTACGGCGGTGGCGAGGGATTCCAGCCGGGCTCGGGCTACAAGATCTTCACCCTCGCGGCGTGGATCGAGGCCGGGTACTCGGTCAACACCTCCCTCGACACCCGCAGGATGCCGCGCGACGTGCTCACGTGCGAGGGAGCACGCCAGGAGTACGACCCGAACAACAACGAGGGCTTCTCGTCGGCGCGGCAGAACGTCGTCGGCATCTTCGTCAACTCGATGAACACCGGCGTCACCGAGATGGGCACGCGCGTCTCGGTGTGCCAGGTGCAGGACGCCGCGACGCGCATGGGCACGACGCCGGCGAACCAGGACGCGTACGACACCCACTACCCGTCGTGGTTCATCGGCACCGGCGGCACCGTCACGCCCATGGCGATGGCGAACGCGTTCCAGACGATCGCCAACGGCGGCGTGCACTGCGCCCCGCGCGCGATCGACGGCATCGTGGCGCGCGACGGCACCGAGATCGCCGTGCCGCCGCTCGACTGCGAGCAGGCGCTCACGCCCGAGGTCGCCTCGGTCATGCAGTTCGTGCTGCAGGAGGTCACGAACCGCAACCCGAAGAACAACCCGGCGGGCACCGCTCCGGTGATCTCGAAGACCGGCACGAGCGACGCCGTGCGGCAGACGTGGGTCAACGGCGCGTCGTCGACCGTCGCGACGAGCGTGTGGATCGGCAACATCGTGGGCGAGGTGAACATCTTCGAGCTCGGCGGGCGCGCGATGTGGGACCGTCGCTCGGTCGTGTTCACCGACGTCATGGAGGCGGCGCTCGCGCGCTACCCGGGTGGCGCGTTCCAGACGCCGGATGCCGCGACGCTGCGCGGCAACGCCGTGCCGCTGCCGAACGTCGCAGGGCAGACGCCCGACGAGGCACGCGCGACGCTCGAGGGCGCCGGCTTCACGGTCGTCGTCGGCTCGACGGTGGCGGGTGCGCAGGAGGCGGGGCGCATCGAGTACTCCTCGCCGGGCGCGGATGCGCTCGTGCTGCCGCAGACCTCGGTCACGCTGCTCGTGAGCGACGGCTCGCTCTTCACTCCACCCGAAGCCGCGATCCCATCGCTCGAGGGCATGACGCTCGACGCCGCCGGCGCCGCGATGGGCGCCGCGGGCTTCGACGCGGCGAACCTGCAGGTGACGTGGGCGCGCGCCGATCCCGCCTCGCGCTGCATCGTGCTCGACCAGAACCCGGATTCGGGCACGGGCGGCCCACCGACCTCGCCGGTGTCGATCGTCGTGGGATCGGATCGCGACGGGCCGGACCCCACCTGCTGACGCGGAGGTCCGAGCCGCTGGCGCCGAGGCCCGAGCCGCCGACTACACGTCGTACGTGAACTCGAGCCGCACCATGTCGCCGCGGAAGCGGATGCGCGTGAACTCGAACGGCTTGCCGGCCGGCGACGAGATCCGCTGCTCGAGCTGCAGGATCGGCGTGCCCTCGTGCACGGCGAGCAGCTTGGCGTCGTTCGCCGACGCCGCGGCGGTCTCGAGCGTCTCGAGCACCTTCGTCATGCGCAGGCCGAAGTCGCGGTCGAGCACGGTGCAGAGCTGCTCGGCGACGAGGTCGCGCTCGAGCACGCCGGGGGCGAGCGACTCGGGCACGTGCGACTCGTGCACGCTGATGGGGGTGCCGTCGACGCGGCGCAAGCGGCGCACGATGAACGTGGGCGTGCCCGTGGGGATGTCGAGCGCCTGCGCGACGCGCGTCGACGCGGGCTCGAGGCGCTGGCCGAGCAGCTCGGTGTCGGTGGCGTAGCCCTGCTGCTCGAGCTGCTCGCGGATGCCCTGGTACGAGGGGGAGCGCGTGGAGATCTTCGAGCGCGACACGAACGTGCCCTTGCCCTGGACGCGGAAGAGGAGGCCCTCGTCGACGAGGCGGGCGAGCACCTGGCGTGCCGTCATGCGGCTGATGCCGTAGAGCTGGTTGAGCTCGTTCTCCGAGGGGATGCGCTGGTCGGGCTGCCAGTCGCCGCGCTGGATCTTGGCGCGGATGACGTCGGCGAGCTGGATGTAGAGCGGGGTCGCCGACTCCCGATCGAGCTTCTCGACCATGGGTATCCTCCTTCGCTCCGTGCGGCCCTGCACGGAGGGTCCGACACCTACTCATCTATGCTTGTATAGAGTTGTACGGTACGGTGGTGACGAGTACGACGGCGTCCGTCGCGCTGCATGCGAGAGCATAGCCGCGGAGGGCCCAGTACCCAGCACCACGAGCCGACAGGCCACGCGCTACCGATTCATCGAGGATGAGGATCAATGGCAAGGACGACCACGCTGAAGCCCGCTGCGCCCTGGGTGGAGCTCCGCACGACGAAGGCCGACTGGGATGCCGCCGACCCGGCGCTCCTCGAGACCATGCTCGTGCAGCTGCACCTCATCCGCGCCTTCGAGGAGTACGTGCTCGAGCTGGCTGGGCAGAAGCTCATCAACGGGCCCGCGCACTCGTCGATCGGCCAGGAGGGCGGCGCCGTCGGCAGCGCGCTGCCGCTCGTGAGCGCCGACCACGTCAACGGCTCGCACCGAGGCCACCACCAGTTCCTCGCGAAGGCGTTCGGCCACGTGCAGCCCGAGGGATTCGCGGCGCGCGACGCCATCTCGGAGCCCGTGCAGGACATCCTCTACCGCGCGCTCTCCGAGATCGCGGGCCTCAAGGACGGCTACTGCAAGGGCCGCGGCGGGTCGATGCACCTGCAGTGGACCGAGGCCGGCGCCATGGGCACGAACGCGATCGTCGGCGGCGCCGTGCCGTTCGCGGTCGGCTTCGCCTGGGCCAGCCAGCACGCAGGCACCGACAACGTCTCGGTCACGTACTTCGGCGACGGCGCCGTGAACATCGGCTCGGTGCTCGAGTCGTTCAACCTCGCCGCAGCGTGGAAGACGCCCACGTGCTTCTTCATCGAGAACAACCAGTACGCCGTGTCGACGAACGTCGACGAGGCGACGGGCGAGGCGCGCCTCTCGGGCCGCGGCCTCGGCTTCGGCATCCCCTCGTGGCGCGTCGACGGCCAGGACACCCTCGCGGTGCACCTCGCGATGCAGCAGGCCGTCGACCACATGCGCGCGGGCAACGGCCCGACGGTCGTCGAGGTCGACACGTACCGCTACTTCCACCAGAACGGCCCATTCCCGGGCAGCGCCTTCGGCTACCGCACGAAGGACGAGGAGAAGTCGTGGCGCGACCGCGACCCGATCGCGATCGTCGAGGGCCACCTCGCGCGCCGCGGCATCCTCTCGGCCGACGAGGCCAAGGAGGTGCGCAGCCGCGTCAAGCAGGTCATGGCCGAGATCGGCGACCGCGTCGTCGAGGCCGACCCGAACGGCAAGCCGGGCCAGCTGCGCATCCGCGAGGAGCTGTGGCCCGATCCCGCCTTCCTGAACCGCGGCATCCGCGGCGACATCCCCGAGATCACCGACGTCGCCGTGCAGGAGAACGACGCGTTCGGCCCCGACGACCTCGAGGACAGGAAGTTCGTCGACGTCATCGCCGCGGTCATGCACCGCCGCATGTCGCAGGACGACACCATCGTGACGCTCGGCGAGGACATCCACCGCCTCGGCGGCGGCTCGCGCGGCGCGACGAAGGGCCTCGCCGACGACTTCCCCGACCGCACGCTCGGCACGCCCATCAGCGAGAACGCGTTCACGGGCTTCGGCGGCGGCCTCGCGCTCGACGGCCGGTACTACCCGGTCATCGAGCTCATGTACGCCGACTTCCTGTGGGTCGCAGCCGACCAGCTGTTCAACCAGATCGGCAAGGCGCGCCACATGTTCGGCGGCGACCACGCCATGCCGCTCATGATGCGCATCAAGATCGGCACGAACACGGGCTACGGCTCGCAGCACTCCATGGACCCCGCGGGCATCCTCGCGACGAGCGTCGGCTGGCGCATCATCGCCCCGTCGTCGCCGCTCGACTACGTGGGCCTGCTGAACACGGCGATGCGCCTCGGCGACCCCATCGCGGTGCTCGAGCACGACGCCGACCTCTACAAGACGGTCGGCCCCGCGCCGAAGGACCTCGACTACTGCCTGCCGTTCGGCAAGGCGGCCGTGCGCCGCGAGGGCTCGCAGGCGACCGTCATCTCGTACCTGTCGATGGTGCAGCGCGCCCTCGACGCCGTCGAGGAGTCGGGCGTCGACGGCGAGGTCA
The sequence above is a segment of the Agrococcus jejuensis genome. Coding sequences within it:
- a CDS encoding transglycosylase domain-containing protein gives rise to the protein MSPRSSVRHAPGSFLGSLVGLVGFSVVVGLLVSATVVPGVAVASSTANSGIDVFESLPDFVQIDEQSEVSTIYGRDAAQQPVPIAQFYSQNRQIVSLADAGRWAPLAAIAGEDARFYEHGGVDVISVVRALSPGGDGGASSLTMQLVRQQIVEVACAIVDPATGARQDEELCANQTTDSYGRKLQEMRFAIGLEQRYTKNEILAAYLNIANYGDATYGIQAAAQRYFSVNANQLTIAQAASLLATVQYPTNLNLSQPANYAANQERRDYVIQRMHTVGYITDAQRDEALAIPVDDAFVQPRELQSGCMASYYGSTGFFCDYVTQLLRNPQPDGSYILGADRDAAQRTLALGGLQISTSIDVTLNEAVQVSLDANVPLTETRLQYGGAVTQLEVSTGRILAMAQNRDYDNTESFDPATETGVNYNVDRAYGGGEGFQPGSGYKIFTLAAWIEAGYSVNTSLDTRRMPRDVLTCEGARQEYDPNNNEGFSSARQNVVGIFVNSMNTGVTEMGTRVSVCQVQDAATRMGTTPANQDAYDTHYPSWFIGTGGTVTPMAMANAFQTIANGGVHCAPRAIDGIVARDGTEIAVPPLDCEQALTPEVASVMQFVLQEVTNRNPKNNPAGTAPVISKTGTSDAVRQTWVNGASSTVATSVWIGNIVGEVNIFELGGRAMWDRRSVVFTDVMEAALARYPGGAFQTPDAATLRGNAVPLPNVAGQTPDEARATLEGAGFTVVVGSTVAGAQEAGRIEYSSPGADALVLPQTSVTLLVSDGSLFTPPEAAIPSLEGMTLDAAGAAMGAAGFDAANLQVTWARADPASRCIVLDQNPDSGTGGPPTSPVSIVVGSDRDGPDPTC
- a CDS encoding GntR family transcriptional regulator, giving the protein MVEKLDRESATPLYIQLADVIRAKIQRGDWQPDQRIPSENELNQLYGISRMTARQVLARLVDEGLLFRVQGKGTFVSRSKISTRSPSYQGIREQLEQQGYATDTELLGQRLEPASTRVAQALDIPTGTPTFIVRRLRRVDGTPISVHESHVPESLAPGVLERDLVAEQLCTVLDRDFGLRMTKVLETLETAAASANDAKLLAVHEGTPILQLEQRISSPAGKPFEFTRIRFRGDMVRLEFTYDV
- a CDS encoding alpha-ketoacid dehydrogenase subunit alpha/beta is translated as MARTTTLKPAAPWVELRTTKADWDAADPALLETMLVQLHLIRAFEEYVLELAGQKLINGPAHSSIGQEGGAVGSALPLVSADHVNGSHRGHHQFLAKAFGHVQPEGFAARDAISEPVQDILYRALSEIAGLKDGYCKGRGGSMHLQWTEAGAMGTNAIVGGAVPFAVGFAWASQHAGTDNVSVTYFGDGAVNIGSVLESFNLAAAWKTPTCFFIENNQYAVSTNVDEATGEARLSGRGLGFGIPSWRVDGQDTLAVHLAMQQAVDHMRAGNGPTVVEVDTYRYFHQNGPFPGSAFGYRTKDEEKSWRDRDPIAIVEGHLARRGILSADEAKEVRSRVKQVMAEIGDRVVEADPNGKPGQLRIREELWPDPAFLNRGIRGDIPEITDVAVQENDAFGPDDLEDRKFVDVIAAVMHRRMSQDDTIVTLGEDIHRLGGGSRGATKGLADDFPDRTLGTPISENAFTGFGGGLALDGRYYPVIELMYADFLWVAADQLFNQIGKARHMFGGDHAMPLMMRIKIGTNTGYGSQHSMDPAGILATSVGWRIIAPSSPLDYVGLLNTAMRLGDPIAVLEHDADLYKTVGPAPKDLDYCLPFGKAAVRREGSQATVISYLSMVQRALDAVEESGVDGEVIDLRWLDRASVDWDAIGESIRKTNRVVIVEQGSEGTSYGGWLSDEIQRRFFDWLDAPITRVQGSESSPSISKVLEKAALAHTHDIVAALRAVTA